From Desulfobotulus pelophilus, a single genomic window includes:
- the glpK gene encoding glycerol kinase GlpK — translation MDPFPHILAIDQGTTSSRALLFNRNNEIIHITQKEFTQYFPKPGWVEQDAMEIWSSVQAVVAEMLGKPDVSGTTIGAIGIANQRETTVVWDKTTGRPIHRAIVWQSRQSSEICEKLKNEGHEPLFRQRTGLLLDPYFSGTKVRWILDNVAGAREKAETGKLLFGTIDTWLTWQLTGGHVHVTDLSNASRTLMCNIHTRTWDSELLSLLGVPETMMPSIVSSSGICGHTLSETFFGHVIPIAGRIGDQQAALFGQGCHQPGMTKNTYGTGCFMLMNTGEMAVTSESGLLSTIAWDVNGQVQYALEGSVFVAGSAVQWLRDSLRMFRNACDSELYALRVENTTGVYVVPAFVGLGTPYWDSEVRGAVFGITRGTAKEHFIRATLESLAYQSRDVLLAMERDAGIPIPLLRVDGGAAANNFLMQFQSDILGIPVDRPACIESTAKGAAHLAGLASGFWKNKKDLHGKETHQRFSPQMPEKEKEKRCKGWLRAVQAARLFRDI, via the coding sequence ATGGATCCATTCCCTCACATCCTGGCCATCGACCAGGGAACAACAAGCTCCAGAGCCCTTCTCTTCAACCGGAACAATGAAATTATTCATATCACCCAGAAGGAATTCACCCAGTATTTTCCAAAACCCGGATGGGTAGAGCAGGATGCCATGGAAATATGGTCGTCCGTACAGGCCGTTGTGGCAGAAATGCTGGGTAAACCGGATGTCAGCGGCACGACCATCGGGGCCATCGGCATTGCCAATCAACGGGAAACCACCGTTGTATGGGACAAAACCACTGGCAGACCCATACACAGGGCCATTGTATGGCAATCTCGCCAAAGTTCAGAGATCTGTGAAAAACTAAAAAACGAAGGCCACGAACCCCTGTTCCGCCAACGCACGGGGCTCCTGCTGGATCCCTACTTTTCCGGAACCAAAGTCCGCTGGATTCTTGATAACGTGGCTGGTGCCAGAGAAAAGGCTGAAACAGGCAAACTGCTCTTTGGCACCATCGATACCTGGCTCACATGGCAGCTGACAGGCGGCCATGTTCATGTCACGGATCTTTCCAACGCTTCCCGCACCCTTATGTGTAACATCCACACGAGAACATGGGATTCGGAACTCCTTTCCCTTCTGGGGGTTCCGGAAACGATGATGCCAAGCATCGTTTCCTCTTCAGGGATCTGCGGACACACCCTTTCAGAAACGTTTTTCGGACATGTTATCCCCATTGCCGGAAGGATAGGAGACCAGCAGGCAGCCCTTTTCGGCCAGGGCTGCCACCAGCCGGGCATGACAAAAAACACATATGGAACAGGCTGCTTCATGCTGATGAATACGGGAGAAATGGCCGTTACCAGTGAAAGCGGCCTGCTCTCCACCATTGCCTGGGATGTGAACGGACAGGTTCAGTACGCCCTTGAAGGCTCCGTATTCGTTGCCGGTTCCGCTGTTCAGTGGCTGAGGGACAGCCTTCGCATGTTCCGGAATGCCTGCGACTCAGAACTCTATGCTCTCAGGGTTGAGAACACCACGGGTGTGTATGTAGTCCCCGCTTTTGTGGGTCTAGGGACTCCGTACTGGGATTCTGAAGTCCGTGGAGCTGTTTTTGGCATCACCCGGGGGACAGCCAAAGAACACTTCATCCGGGCAACCCTCGAATCTCTGGCTTACCAGAGCCGGGATGTCCTTCTGGCCATGGAAAGAGATGCGGGTATTCCTATCCCGCTGCTGCGGGTCGACGGCGGAGCGGCCGCCAACAATTTTCTTATGCAGTTCCAAAGTGACATCCTGGGCATTCCCGTAGACAGACCCGCATGCATCGAAAGCACTGCCAAGGGTGCTGCCCACCTTGCAGGCCTGGCCTCCGGATTCTGGAAAAACAAAAAGGATCTTCATGGGAAGGAAACCCATCAACGGTTTTCACCACAAATGCCTGAAAAAGAAAAGGAAAAGCGCTGTAAGGGTTGGCTGAGAGCCGTGCAGGCTGCACGGCTCTTCCGTGATATATAA
- a CDS encoding peptidase U32 family protein, whose protein sequence is MKKTPIELLAPARDAATGRAAILHGADAVYIGADRFGARAAAGNSMQDIEELCRFAHLYHARVYLALNTLLGDHELEAVRSLVEESWNAGVDAIIFQDMALLQMDLPPIALHASTQMHNVEPDHIAFLESAGVSRVVLARELDLRDIGRIGRQTGVELEVFVHGALCVSYSGRCWMSLALGGRSANRGVCGQPCRLPWRLVDERGGEICRDRHLLSLKDLDRSGSLPALLDAGVTSFKIEGRLKDMAYVKNITAFYRQKLDRALEARDDLCPASHGRCAYTFMPDPAKTFHRGGTEYGLSGDRQPIWNMDTPKALGERVAVLEGMEGGLLILREKADVAPGDGLCFLDRKGRLQGLKANRCEGKKIWPSPGALTGLASVDVAGSSLYRNHDVRFRKLLDKEKSSTRKLPVAVRFKEDRDGFLLEMKDLASGCTARAYALLERVSASNPDAAVAGIRRQLEKLGDTPFVAEDIRVDTDSWLIRASELNGLRRKITADLMALRVKAFHRSFRRTPSDGFKAMKYPHGELDASFNVLNRMAGTFYEKHGAKVLSMGYENGGLHGGDCVMITLHCLRYALGACPRHHGSGSYENWRMEGKERVFTLVFDCVACRMRILLA, encoded by the coding sequence ATGAAGAAAACTCCCATAGAACTTCTGGCCCCGGCCAGGGATGCGGCAACGGGCAGGGCGGCCATTCTGCATGGCGCCGATGCCGTATATATCGGAGCAGACCGTTTCGGTGCGCGTGCTGCTGCCGGTAATTCCATGCAGGATATCGAAGAACTCTGTCGTTTTGCCCATCTTTACCATGCAAGGGTGTATCTGGCCCTGAATACGCTTTTGGGGGACCATGAGCTGGAGGCGGTTCGCAGCCTTGTGGAGGAGTCATGGAATGCGGGGGTGGATGCCATTATTTTTCAGGATATGGCATTGCTGCAAATGGATCTGCCCCCCATTGCCCTTCATGCCAGTACTCAGATGCACAACGTGGAACCGGACCACATTGCTTTTCTGGAGTCTGCCGGTGTCTCACGGGTTGTCCTGGCCAGAGAACTGGATCTTAGGGATATTGGCCGCATAGGCAGGCAGACGGGTGTGGAGCTGGAGGTGTTTGTCCACGGAGCTTTATGCGTCAGTTACTCGGGCCGCTGCTGGATGAGCCTGGCTCTGGGGGGCAGGAGTGCCAATCGCGGTGTCTGCGGTCAGCCCTGCAGGCTGCCATGGCGTCTTGTGGATGAAAGGGGAGGAGAGATCTGTCGGGACAGACATCTGCTTTCTCTCAAAGATCTGGATCGCTCTGGAAGTCTGCCTGCACTTCTGGATGCGGGTGTTACTTCCTTCAAGATTGAAGGTCGGCTGAAGGATATGGCTTATGTGAAAAATATAACGGCTTTTTACAGGCAGAAACTGGACAGGGCCCTGGAAGCCCGGGACGACCTTTGTCCGGCTTCCCATGGACGCTGTGCGTATACGTTTATGCCGGATCCGGCAAAAACCTTCCATCGGGGGGGCACGGAATATGGTCTGTCGGGAGATCGGCAACCCATTTGGAATATGGATACGCCCAAAGCTCTGGGGGAGAGGGTCGCCGTTCTCGAAGGCATGGAAGGGGGGCTGCTGATACTCCGGGAGAAGGCAGATGTTGCGCCCGGCGACGGGCTCTGTTTTCTGGATCGAAAGGGCCGGCTGCAGGGCTTGAAGGCTAATCGCTGTGAAGGAAAGAAGATCTGGCCTTCTCCCGGAGCCCTTACAGGGCTGGCCTCTGTGGATGTGGCGGGGAGTTCGCTTTACAGAAACCATGATGTTCGTTTTCGAAAGCTTTTGGATAAAGAGAAGAGCAGTACCCGGAAGCTGCCGGTTGCTGTGCGGTTCAAGGAAGATCGGGATGGTTTTCTTCTTGAAATGAAAGATCTTGCCTCCGGGTGCACAGCCCGTGCATATGCTCTTCTGGAGCGGGTCTCTGCCAGTAATCCTGACGCCGCGGTTGCCGGTATCCGACGTCAGCTGGAAAAACTGGGAGATACACCTTTTGTGGCCGAGGATATCCGTGTGGATACGGATTCCTGGTTAATCAGGGCATCAGAACTGAACGGTCTGCGGCGTAAGATCACGGCAGATTTGATGGCCCTTCGTGTAAAGGCCTTCCATCGGTCTTTTCGCAGGACTCCGTCTGATGGTTTTAAAGCCATGAAATACCCCCATGGGGAGTTGGATGCCTCCTTTAATGTCCTGAACCGTATGGCCGGAACTTTTTATGAGAAACATGGAGCAAAGGTTCTTTCCATGGGTTATGAGAATGGAGGCCTTCATGGGGGAGATTGTGTGATGATTACCCTCCATTGTCTGCGGTATGCTCTGGGGGCCTGCCCCCGCCATCATGGCTCCGGCAGCTATGAAAACTGGCGGATGGAAGGAAAGGAGCGGGTCTTTACTCTTGTATTTGATTGTGTCGCATGCCGCATGCGAATTCTTCTGGCCTGA
- a CDS encoding tetratricopeptide repeat protein, with protein sequence MTIQVQEMPEVRFAPPLRQASESSYYYFTEAQIRLNRNRVLEAIGFLRQAVALDPQSAFLQKELAALLVRAGQPQAALQAIQRSRDLDPHDPDTLVVLAGIRQMLEQDIQELIPIYEEVIRLDPGRERIYLILGNLYIAQKQPAKAEETYRKLIAHHPGKYPGYYYLGQLLVLQQRYDEALDTFDVVIEIEPNLLEPYLERIKILSHKLTRSISVEIQEGDTLDALLVRHSGRPSPSLRRQAMALNPLLENVDHLETGKKILMPPRKNNPLVAQIREAYSHLLQMDAMPVEIRMDFAVFLRQTGEDHESMETMAALNDDDTREEVIRTVFSVFVENRRFSEAIFLLEGLRSHEPENPEILYALGLIHEEAGMRDKARKLYASISPDDPVYRKAVIHLAYIDQQTGQTEQGIQILEKAHFRNPEDMTIRLYLGAFYEETEHFEKAAVIFQDSLRTDPENQHIRYRLGVVMDKMGKKDEAIKEMEILIHQNPDHANALNYLGYTLTEMEIRLDEAEFLIRKAMEIKPGDGYITDSMGWVYFKQGKPAKALPYLEKANRLLPEDPLILEHLGDVYQALGKTDAARKAYEKSLLIQESSQIREKIQSLSTPSAEERKDIRP encoded by the coding sequence ATGACCATACAGGTACAGGAAATGCCGGAGGTCCGCTTCGCACCACCGCTTCGCCAGGCATCGGAATCCTCCTATTATTATTTTACCGAAGCGCAGATACGACTGAACCGGAATCGCGTTCTTGAAGCCATCGGATTTCTGAGACAAGCGGTAGCTCTGGATCCCCAGTCAGCTTTCCTCCAGAAAGAACTGGCAGCCCTTCTGGTGCGTGCCGGACAGCCTCAGGCCGCCCTTCAGGCAATTCAACGATCCCGGGATCTGGATCCCCATGACCCGGACACCCTCGTCGTGCTTGCCGGCATTCGCCAGATGCTCGAACAGGATATCCAGGAACTGATTCCTATCTATGAGGAAGTTATCCGTCTGGATCCCGGCAGAGAAAGGATCTACCTGATTCTCGGCAACCTGTACATCGCCCAGAAGCAGCCCGCCAAGGCCGAAGAAACCTACAGAAAGCTGATTGCCCATCACCCCGGCAAGTACCCCGGATACTATTACCTCGGCCAGCTTCTTGTGCTACAGCAGCGATACGATGAGGCCTTGGATACCTTTGATGTTGTCATAGAAATAGAACCTAACCTTCTGGAGCCCTATCTCGAGAGGATCAAAATTCTCAGCCACAAACTGACCCGTTCCATTTCCGTTGAAATCCAAGAGGGTGATACCCTGGATGCCCTCCTGGTCCGCCATTCGGGCAGGCCATCGCCCTCCTTGCGCAGGCAGGCAATGGCCTTGAATCCCCTTCTGGAAAACGTGGATCATCTCGAAACGGGCAAAAAAATCCTCATGCCTCCCCGGAAAAACAACCCCCTGGTAGCCCAAATCCGTGAGGCCTATTCCCACCTCCTGCAAATGGACGCCATGCCCGTGGAGATTCGCATGGACTTTGCTGTTTTCCTCCGGCAGACCGGCGAAGATCATGAATCCATGGAAACCATGGCTGCCCTCAATGATGACGATACCCGGGAGGAAGTCATCCGTACCGTCTTTTCCGTTTTTGTGGAAAACAGACGCTTCAGTGAAGCCATCTTCCTTCTTGAAGGACTGCGAAGCCATGAACCTGAAAACCCGGAAATTCTCTACGCTCTTGGGCTTATACATGAGGAAGCGGGTATGCGGGATAAGGCCCGTAAGCTCTATGCATCCATCTCTCCCGATGATCCCGTATACCGCAAAGCGGTCATTCATCTCGCCTACATAGACCAGCAGACAGGGCAAACGGAACAGGGTATTCAGATACTGGAAAAAGCCCATTTTCGTAATCCGGAAGACATGACCATTCGTCTTTATCTCGGGGCCTTTTACGAAGAAACTGAACACTTTGAAAAAGCAGCGGTCATCTTTCAGGACAGCCTCCGCACAGATCCGGAGAACCAGCATATCCGCTACAGACTGGGTGTCGTAATGGACAAAATGGGGAAAAAAGATGAGGCCATAAAAGAAATGGAAATCCTCATCCATCAGAATCCCGATCATGCCAATGCCCTCAACTACCTTGGCTATACCCTTACGGAAATGGAAATCCGCCTGGATGAGGCCGAGTTTCTCATCCGCAAAGCCATGGAAATCAAACCCGGAGACGGCTACATCACAGACAGTATGGGTTGGGTCTATTTCAAACAGGGAAAACCGGCAAAAGCCCTTCCTTATCTGGAAAAAGCCAACCGTCTTCTCCCGGAGGATCCCCTCATTCTGGAGCACCTCGGTGATGTGTACCAGGCCCTCGGCAAAACCGATGCTGCTCGCAAGGCCTATGAAAAGTCCCTTCTTATTCAGGAAAGCTCCCAGATACGGGAAAAAATCCAATCCCTTTCCACCCCTTCTGCCGAAGAAAGAAAAGACATCCGCCCATGA
- a CDS encoding sigma-70 family RNA polymerase sigma factor, whose translation MTKKKTTTENTVKKHLPARKQETTQALAKIDPLQSYLSEISRYKLLTREEEIDLGRRVQEENDPEAAYILTTANLRLVVKIALEFQRVWMQNLLDLIQEGNIGLMQAVRKFDPYKGVKFSYYASFWIKAYILKFIMDNWRLVKIGTTQGQRKLFFKLKKEKQSLIDQGFDPKPKLLAERLGVSQKEVIDMDQRLDSWDLSLDAPVREDSETDRMSFLGSDSVSAEDEVARKQIENMLHDKIASFTSQLNERELEIFEKRIFSDEPVTLQEIGEAHGISRERVRQVEKGIIKKMQIYFQKELPDFDIYTSDIS comes from the coding sequence ATGACCAAAAAAAAGACCACAACCGAAAATACCGTCAAAAAACATCTGCCAGCGCGTAAACAGGAAACCACCCAGGCTCTGGCCAAAATTGATCCACTTCAAAGTTATCTTTCAGAGATCAGTCGATATAAACTGCTGACCCGTGAAGAAGAAATTGATCTGGGCAGACGGGTACAGGAAGAAAATGACCCGGAAGCAGCCTATATACTGACCACAGCCAACCTTCGCCTTGTGGTAAAAATTGCCCTCGAATTCCAACGCGTGTGGATGCAGAACCTGCTTGACCTGATACAGGAAGGGAACATAGGTCTGATGCAGGCTGTACGGAAATTCGACCCGTATAAAGGGGTGAAATTTTCCTACTATGCCTCCTTCTGGATTAAAGCATATATCCTTAAATTTATCATGGACAACTGGCGTCTTGTTAAAATAGGAACAACACAGGGCCAGCGGAAGCTTTTTTTCAAACTGAAAAAAGAAAAACAGAGCCTGATTGATCAGGGCTTTGATCCAAAGCCAAAACTCCTTGCAGAGCGGCTCGGAGTTTCCCAGAAAGAGGTCATTGACATGGATCAGCGTCTGGATTCATGGGACCTTTCCCTCGATGCTCCTGTTCGGGAAGATTCAGAAACCGATCGTATGTCCTTTCTGGGGTCAGATTCTGTATCCGCAGAAGATGAGGTTGCCCGCAAACAGATCGAAAACATGCTCCATGACAAGATAGCATCCTTTACGTCCCAGCTGAATGAACGGGAACTGGAAATTTTTGAAAAACGCATTTTCTCCGATGAGCCTGTCACTCTGCAGGAAATCGGGGAAGCTCACGGTATTTCAAGGGAAAGGGTTCGCCAGGTTGAAAAAGGCATCATTAAAAAAATGCAGATCTATTTTCAAAAGGAGCTCCCGGACTTTGACATTTATACATCGGATATATCCTGA